The genomic window ggggagggttgagatctcacaaacatgttgaaccccgccgcatttttgcgcctgtcccaagtcaggagcctctggcctttgttagtcttgtattattttaattttagtttcttgtgtacaatttggaaattagtatggcgttcattatcactggactagtatatatttgtttaggggccagctgagggacgcctctgggtgcgggaatttctcgctaaattgaagacctgttggtgaccctctgctgttgttttttgtttggtcgggttgttgtctctttggcacattccccatttccattctcaattttattcaaattacaaTTTTCAACAGATCATATTTGCAAATGAATGATTGTGGTTTCAAAATGACTCTGAATCCTTTAAATGACCTAAGCATCGTTTTTTCCCCTTTATCATAGGAAGTGTCTAATTTTTCCTAATCTCCGgcattcaaacttttttttaaattatgtttttattataagATTTTGATTCGTGTTAATATAGTCCGAATACATATCcgatttttaaaatttgcatatcTAATGCAACTTTGAAGAAAATGCATTACCAAACCTCGAACAAAGACAGCTAACTCGTTCATATTTTCAAGGAAAAAGGAAGTAACAAATAAGGTCTATTCTGTTGTAACTACTTTTACATAAACATTACAAGTCTGCTATTTTCCATCCAGCAAAGGAACTTTTTACGTTAACATCACTAAAAACATCTCCATGTGGTTGATAAGTGGAACTGGTTCTAACATAAGCGATATCTCCAACATTCATATCAACGACAGGTACTGGTGTTGTTGCACTAAACATACCAGATCCCATCTCTGTATAAACCTGAGCAATAACTTCAGTGTTCTTGAAAATATTCACTGCCATCCAGCTACCTCGATTTGGATAGAGAGTGAAGGTGAAAACGTATATTCCACTTTTAGGAGCTGTAAAAGTCCCCGAATGTTTGTTATATCCATTACCAACATTTAAGTTCACATGATCAAATACTATTGGATGGTGCTTCCCCACATTTGTTTCACTTGTAGTAAGCTGGGCGTAAAATGCAACAGAAGAGGATTGTACAGGAACATTTTCTGTCAAAAGTCGGCTTACTGAAAATAAATAGATACAGAAAATGAATACTCagtgtttaaaaagtaaataatatacATCAGTCTTATGCGTCTTACTTTCTTATCCCTTTGTTGCATGATttgtgactttcgaacagcggtatactattgctGCCTTTATTTTGCACCCAATTACTCGCAGGCAAAATTTTGATTTCAATATATGCAGTCTACCCCGGGGTATTGATTGTAACGATGCCACTTGGTTTTTTAGTTAACGTTTTTATCGGAATTTAATTAGTTTTAAAAGTCTGAATTGATATCTTGACAAAAACATTATGAATAcatgacaaaaaattaaaatattaaacacGGCGCTGTTTTGTCGTTATATAACTTGAATAAAGATCTATTACTTATATAAAATGTCTACTTTATTCGGTTTTTTTTCAAGAACAAAAGTGCTCTCGAAGTGACTACAAATATTAGATTTACCTCTTGGTTGTTCCTCCTCAATCTCATCATCATGTTCTGAGTCCCCTAGCGACAAACTTTGGACATATAATTCAGGCTCACTTCCGTTGTCATATGATGTGCTGTCATGTATTGTCTGGACAGATCCAATATTAATTTCTTTGTTTACTGTTTGCAGATTTGTTATGATAGCATTGAGTCTTTCAATTTCTGTTTGCTGATTCTTAACCGTGTCTTTTAAATGAGAGATTTCAATACCTTGCTCTTTCATCGTTTTGtgaatttgtaaaatttcagaaTATAGATCGATATTTTCCGATTTGGCTATAGCTAAAATTACAAATGCTTCTGCAAACAGTAAAACTAAAACGTTTGTAGCCATATTGTATGTTGTGATGGAAAATTTCACACACACTGTTTCCTGATAAGGAAAATTCGTGACATTGTCGAACGTGTTATCTAATCATCAACAGGCTAGATTTTATTGTAGAATCTTTATAGTTTTTTTCTTTGGAAACATTTGATATGAATTAACAAGAGTGTCTACTTCTAGCAGTGCTATCAAAAAAAAGGAAACACgctgaaaaaaaattgaatatgatgCAAATATTTATGCATATTCAggtattttaaaatatgaattaatttatcatttcatatacatttatgtaGAAAAGAAATGTTTTGTAACACAAGTATTTcagagaaaaaaaactatttctgaCGAAAATCACctattatatgattttatttcacCCACAGTGGTTTGGATATCAGACTATTAAA from Mytilus galloprovincialis chromosome 5, xbMytGall1.hap1.1, whole genome shotgun sequence includes these protein-coding regions:
- the LOC143077032 gene encoding complement C1q-like protein 4 — protein: MKEQGIEISHLKDTVKNQQTEIERLNAIITNLQTVNKEINIGSVQTIHDSTSYDNGSEPELYVQSLSLGDSEHDDEIEEEQPRVSRLLTENVPVQSSSVAFYAQLTTSETNVGKHHPIVFDHVNLNVGNGYNKHSGTFTAPKSGIYVFTFTLYPNRGSWMAVNIFKNTEVIAQVYTEMGSGMFSATTPVPVVDMNVGDIAYVRTSSTYQPHGDVFSDVNVKSSFAGWKIADL